A single region of the Microcella sp. genome encodes:
- a CDS encoding BTAD domain-containing putative transcriptional regulator — protein MTATHLSLLGSFEVAVSGAPAATSTAGTQRLVVLLALRDRVVSRAAVAGALWPDTTSELAALRLRTALSRLDSSAQSVVEMTPGGLRIDAACAVDYRLARQQAFDMLETEHPSPRQSAAQTRESIALLCLELLPDSYDDWVLDEAEDWRLLRAIALEALAATLSADHRPHLAMGAAQAAVRNEPLRETAQAALIRLHLVAGNQHEALRVYERFAVVLADSLQLSPSPMLRDLVSTLVPVS, from the coding sequence ATGACTGCAACGCACTTGAGCCTGCTCGGCTCGTTCGAAGTCGCAGTCTCAGGAGCGCCCGCCGCCACCTCGACCGCGGGAACGCAGCGACTCGTCGTGCTCTTGGCCCTGCGAGACCGCGTCGTGTCGCGCGCAGCCGTCGCGGGAGCGCTGTGGCCCGACACGACGAGCGAGTTGGCCGCACTGCGGTTGCGCACGGCCCTCAGCCGGCTCGACAGCTCGGCGCAGTCCGTCGTCGAGATGACACCGGGAGGCTTGCGCATCGACGCGGCGTGCGCCGTCGACTACCGGCTCGCACGACAGCAAGCGTTCGACATGCTCGAGACCGAGCATCCGTCGCCGAGACAGAGCGCGGCGCAGACTCGAGAGTCGATCGCGCTGCTGTGCCTCGAGCTGCTGCCAGACAGCTACGACGACTGGGTGCTCGATGAGGCCGAAGACTGGCGGTTGCTGCGTGCGATCGCGCTCGAAGCGCTCGCGGCGACACTGTCGGCCGACCACCGCCCGCACCTCGCTATGGGAGCCGCGCAGGCTGCCGTGCGCAACGAGCCTTTGCGAGAGACGGCGCAAGCGGCGCTCATCAGGCTGCACCTCGTCGCGGGCAATCAGCACGAAGCCTTGCGCGTGTACGAGCGATTCGCCGTCGTGCTCGCCGATTCGCTGCAGCTGAGCCCGAGCCCCATGCTGCGCGATCTCGTGAGCACCCTCGTGCCGGTGTCGTGA
- a CDS encoding MFS transporter, whose translation MTNASRGPAATHPAPAPSDPRIARRARWASLVGTSLESYDFYLFAYFSAFFAGPLFFEPLGEVGANLAALATIGVAFVIRPVGAIVFGHLGDRIGRRTTLIVTITMMGVATGLIGVLPTFDQAGWFGAVLLVLLRVAQGVSLGGEWGGAVLIATEHESRAKRAFAAAMPQLGSPIGSILSAAAFIWLTLALTSEEISEWAWRVPFLTAIPLLAVSLYLRLAVTETPVFTAVKDAGRAPRIPLAALLRAQPVTIVVAVGVALLGIGSYSLMNTYTLNYGAGVLGFDYYELLIATTAGGLLQLITIPLFGAWATRIGSGLVVAIGALGTLLVAFPIYFFLQEASFAFLVGMMIIGGILPTMSWAALGGIFTELFDERYRYSALGFAYALAAVVAGFVPALTGALGAATGNAWWHPAVVLAGMSLITLVASLVAIRIRVDRDDALE comes from the coding sequence GTGACGAACGCATCGCGCGGCCCGGCCGCCACTCACCCTGCCCCCGCCCCCTCCGACCCGCGCATCGCTCGCCGCGCTCGGTGGGCATCACTCGTCGGAACCTCGCTCGAGTCGTACGACTTCTACCTCTTCGCCTACTTCTCGGCGTTCTTCGCCGGCCCGCTGTTCTTCGAACCGCTCGGCGAAGTGGGGGCGAACCTCGCCGCGCTCGCGACCATCGGCGTCGCCTTCGTCATCAGGCCCGTCGGCGCCATCGTGTTCGGGCACCTCGGTGACCGCATCGGCCGCCGAACGACACTCATCGTCACCATCACCATGATGGGCGTCGCGACCGGACTCATCGGAGTGCTGCCCACGTTCGACCAAGCCGGCTGGTTCGGTGCGGTGCTGCTCGTGCTGCTGCGCGTCGCGCAAGGCGTGTCACTCGGCGGTGAGTGGGGCGGCGCCGTGCTCATCGCCACCGAGCACGAGAGCCGTGCCAAACGCGCCTTCGCCGCGGCGATGCCGCAGCTCGGCTCGCCGATCGGGTCGATCCTCTCGGCGGCAGCCTTCATCTGGCTCACGCTCGCCCTCACGAGCGAAGAGATCAGCGAGTGGGCGTGGCGCGTACCGTTCTTGACGGCGATTCCCCTTCTTGCGGTGTCGCTCTACCTGCGGCTGGCCGTCACCGAGACCCCGGTCTTCACCGCGGTGAAAGACGCCGGGCGCGCGCCGCGCATCCCCCTCGCCGCCCTGCTGCGCGCCCAGCCCGTCACGATCGTCGTCGCGGTCGGCGTCGCGCTGCTCGGCATCGGCTCGTACTCGCTCATGAACACCTACACGCTCAACTACGGGGCAGGCGTGCTCGGCTTCGACTACTACGAGCTCTTGATCGCGACGACAGCGGGCGGCCTGCTGCAGCTCATCACCATTCCCCTGTTCGGCGCGTGGGCGACCCGCATCGGCTCAGGCCTCGTCGTCGCGATCGGGGCGCTCGGCACACTGCTCGTCGCGTTTCCGATCTACTTCTTCTTGCAAGAGGCGAGCTTCGCGTTTCTCGTCGGCATGATGATCATCGGCGGCATTCTGCCGACCATGAGCTGGGCGGCGCTCGGCGGCATCTTCACCGAACTGTTCGACGAGCGCTACCGCTACTCGGCTCTCGGCTTCGCCTACGCGCTGGCCGCCGTCGTCGCCGGCTTCGTGCCCGCGCTCACGGGCGCACTCGGCGCTGCCACCGGCAACGCTTGGTGGCACCCCGCCGTGGTGCTCGCGGGCATGTCGCTCATCACCCTGGTGGCGTCGCTCGTGGCCATTCGCATTCGGGTCGACCGCGACGACGCCCTCGAGTGA
- the valS gene encoding valine--tRNA ligase has protein sequence MTHASLPEKPALEGLEGKWGAVWESNGTYRFDRQAAVDAGPDSVYAIDTPPPTASGSLHIGHVFSYTHMDLAARFQRMRGMNLFYPMGWDDNGLPTERRVQNYYGVRCDPTLPYEPDFTPPFEGGDNANSKAADQVPISRRNFIELCERLTVEDEQQFEDLWRTLGLSVDWSQTYRTIGDDAQRAAQRAFLRNLARGEAYRADAPTLWDVTFRTAVAQAELEDKEMPGAFHRVSFHRPDGGTVEIETTRPELIAACVALVAHPDDPRYQPLFGSTVRTPLFGVEVPVVAHHLAQQDKGSGIAMVCTFGDVTDVVWWRELDLPMRPILGKDGRILADAPSGLEGEAVETYAELAGKTVFSAKARMVELLRESGDLIGEPRPITHPVKFFEKGDKPLEIVTTRQWYIANGARDEALNARLLERGREVAFHPDFMRVRYENWVGGLSGDWLISRQRFFGVPIPVWYRLDEHGEQTGEPIVPTEDQLPVDPSSMPAPGFDEAQRGQPGGFIGEVDIMDTWATSSLTPQIAGKWEDDPELFDLVFPYDLRSQGQDIIRTWLFSTVLRAELEHGTVPWKHAGISGFIVDPDRKKMSKSKGNVVTPAAMLDEHGSDAVRYWAASSRLGTDAAFDPQNPKQIKIGRRLAIKVLNAAKFVYSFEAPAGTASGADAVTEPLDIDMLATLGEVVATATRAYEEYDHARALEVAEQFFWTFTDDYLELVKERAYGSQGAEGQASAVSALQLAIDVFVRLFAPVLPFATEEVWSWTHDSSVHTAPWPTVDELGVDAQHGGLLPLVSEALIGIRRAKTDAKASQKTPVTRAVIAGPALLEHAAGDLAAVGRIASLTITPADEVSVLEIELGELPQA, from the coding sequence ATGACTCACGCCAGCCTGCCCGAGAAGCCCGCCCTGGAAGGCCTGGAGGGCAAATGGGGCGCGGTGTGGGAATCGAACGGCACCTATCGCTTCGATCGTCAGGCGGCGGTGGATGCTGGCCCAGACTCGGTCTACGCGATCGACACTCCCCCGCCCACCGCCTCGGGCTCGCTGCACATCGGCCACGTCTTCAGCTACACCCACATGGACCTCGCTGCACGCTTTCAGCGCATGCGCGGCATGAACCTCTTCTACCCGATGGGCTGGGACGACAACGGGCTGCCGACCGAGCGCCGCGTGCAGAACTACTACGGTGTGCGCTGCGACCCCACCCTGCCCTATGAGCCCGACTTCACCCCGCCCTTCGAGGGCGGCGACAACGCGAACTCGAAGGCCGCCGATCAGGTGCCGATCAGCCGCCGCAACTTCATCGAGCTGTGCGAGCGGCTCACCGTCGAAGATGAGCAGCAGTTCGAAGACCTGTGGCGCACTCTCGGCCTGAGCGTCGACTGGAGCCAGACCTACCGCACGATCGGCGACGACGCGCAGCGCGCCGCCCAGCGCGCCTTCCTGCGCAACCTGGCGCGCGGAGAGGCCTACCGCGCCGACGCCCCGACGCTGTGGGACGTCACGTTTCGCACTGCCGTCGCGCAGGCAGAGCTCGAAGACAAAGAGATGCCCGGCGCCTTCCACCGGGTGAGCTTTCACCGGCCAGACGGCGGCACGGTCGAGATCGAGACGACGCGCCCCGAGCTCATCGCCGCCTGCGTGGCCCTCGTCGCGCATCCTGATGACCCCCGCTACCAGCCCCTCTTCGGCAGCACCGTGCGCACGCCGCTGTTCGGAGTCGAAGTGCCCGTCGTGGCTCACCACCTGGCGCAGCAAGACAAGGGCTCGGGCATCGCCATGGTCTGCACCTTCGGCGACGTGACCGACGTGGTCTGGTGGCGCGAGCTCGACCTGCCGATGCGCCCCATTCTCGGCAAGGATGGGCGCATTCTCGCCGATGCGCCCTCAGGTCTCGAGGGCGAGGCCGTCGAGACCTACGCCGAGCTCGCGGGCAAGACGGTCTTCAGCGCGAAGGCGCGCATGGTCGAGCTGCTGCGCGAGTCAGGCGACCTCATCGGCGAGCCACGCCCCATCACGCACCCGGTCAAGTTCTTCGAGAAGGGCGACAAGCCACTCGAGATCGTGACGACCCGGCAGTGGTACATCGCGAACGGTGCACGCGACGAGGCGCTCAACGCCCGGCTGCTCGAGCGAGGCCGCGAGGTGGCTTTTCACCCCGACTTCATGCGCGTGCGCTATGAGAACTGGGTGGGCGGCTTGAGCGGCGACTGGCTCATCTCGCGCCAGCGGTTCTTCGGCGTGCCGATTCCGGTCTGGTACCGCCTCGACGAGCACGGCGAGCAGACCGGCGAGCCGATCGTGCCGACCGAAGACCAGCTTCCGGTCGACCCCTCGTCGATGCCGGCCCCGGGGTTCGACGAAGCGCAGCGCGGGCAACCGGGGGGCTTCATCGGCGAGGTCGACATCATGGACACCTGGGCGACGTCATCGCTCACGCCGCAGATCGCCGGCAAGTGGGAAGACGACCCAGAGCTCTTCGACCTGGTGTTTCCGTACGACTTGCGCAGCCAGGGTCAAGACATCATTCGCACCTGGCTGTTCTCGACGGTGCTGCGCGCAGAGCTCGAGCACGGCACGGTGCCGTGGAAGCACGCGGGCATCTCGGGCTTCATCGTCGACCCCGATCGCAAGAAGATGTCGAAGTCGAAGGGCAACGTCGTCACGCCCGCCGCGATGCTCGACGAGCACGGCAGCGACGCCGTGCGCTACTGGGCCGCGTCGTCACGACTCGGCACCGACGCCGCCTTCGACCCGCAGAACCCGAAGCAGATCAAGATCGGGCGACGCCTGGCGATCAAGGTGCTCAACGCCGCCAAGTTCGTCTACTCGTTCGAGGCGCCCGCAGGCACTGCGTCGGGAGCCGATGCTGTGACCGAGCCGCTCGACATCGACATGCTCGCGACCCTCGGCGAAGTGGTCGCCACCGCGACGCGCGCCTACGAAGAGTACGACCACGCGCGAGCCCTCGAAGTCGCCGAGCAGTTCTTCTGGACCTTCACCGACGACTACCTCGAGCTCGTGAAAGAGCGGGCGTACGGTTCGCAGGGTGCAGAGGGCCAGGCGAGCGCGGTGTCTGCCCTGCAGCTCGCGATCGACGTCTTCGTGCGCCTGTTCGCGCCGGTGCTGCCGTTCGCGACCGAAGAGGTGTGGAGCTGGACTCACGACTCGTCAGTGCACACGGCGCCCTGGCCGACCGTCGACGAGCTGGGTGTCGACGCTCAGCATGGCGGGCTGCTGCCGCTCGTCTCTGAGGCGCTCATCGGCATCCGCCGCGCGAAGACCGACGCGAAGGCCTCGCAGAAGACTCCCGTGACGCGGGCTGTCATCGCCGGCCCCGCGCTGCTCGAGCACGCCGCGGGCGACCTCGCGGCGGTCGGGCGCATCGCCTCGCTCACGATCACTCCGGCCGACGAGGTGTCGGTGCTCGAGATCGAGCTCGGCGAGCTTCCGCAGGCCTGA
- a CDS encoding GNAT family N-acetyltransferase has translation MSDSSAARVRPIDTGDEARWRELFTAYGVFYETAFSDEVLDGVWTWLMDAHHPLFCLVADLDGEVVGFAHVREQPDTFTAGPGWFLDDLYTVPEVRGSGAGTALLEAIAEHARAHGGGTVRWITAADNERAQSVYDRLATRTSWVTYEWEV, from the coding sequence ATGAGCGACTCCAGCGCCGCGCGCGTGCGGCCGATCGACACTGGCGACGAAGCTCGATGGCGCGAGCTGTTCACCGCCTACGGGGTCTTCTACGAGACCGCGTTCAGCGACGAAGTTCTCGACGGTGTGTGGACGTGGCTCATGGATGCCCACCACCCCCTGTTCTGCCTCGTCGCCGATCTCGACGGCGAGGTCGTGGGCTTCGCGCACGTGCGCGAGCAGCCTGACACCTTCACGGCCGGCCCCGGCTGGTTTCTCGACGACCTGTACACCGTGCCCGAGGTGCGGGGCTCGGGCGCGGGAACTGCCCTGCTCGAGGCGATCGCCGAGCACGCCCGTGCGCACGGCGGCGGCACCGTGCGGTGGATCACCGCCGCCGACAACGAGCGCGCACAGTCGGTCTACGATCGGCTCGCGACCCGCACGAGCTGGGTCACCTACGAGTGGGAGGTCTGA